Proteins found in one Scomber scombrus chromosome 15, fScoSco1.1, whole genome shotgun sequence genomic segment:
- the LOC133995489 gene encoding chemerin-like receptor 1, which yields MSVDYVEYEDYTPDNETEKNITRAGVHSSSSQTPLTVFLVTVNIIICVIGLGGNALVIWICGWKMKRTVVNTWYISLAISDLMFCAILPLEIYYMITSHWPFGLVFCKLTSSALSLNMYSSVFLLVLISTDRCIMVSFPVWSHNHRTVRKAFGFVILMWVLSGLLTLPSLIVRQTKVHGSVTLCYTDYMSPSRHREVALSRFICGFLFPILMIVFCSLVLCMKLKSLTMKSTKPYKVMAALIVSFFCCWVPYHTFILSELDLENITVEAVHTGLKVGATLAAANSFMSPLLYVFIGNDFKHTLKRSFSSRIEEAMAEDLRTVGFNHSRSKTMEIA from the coding sequence ATGAGTGTGGATTATGTTGAATATGAGGATTACACCCCCGACAatgaaactgagaaaaacatcACCAGAGCTGGAGTACATTCCAGCAGTTCTCAGACTCCTTTGACCGTCTTTCTGGTGACAGTCAATATCATTATATGTGTTATTGGCCTTGGAGGAAATGCATTAGTGATCTGGATCTGCGgatggaaaatgaaaagaacGGTCGTCAACACCTGGTACATCAGTCTGGCCATTTCGGACCTGATGTTCTGTGCCATTCTGCCCCTGGAAATATACTACATGATTACCTCACATTGGCCTTTCGGACTGGTGTTTTGCAAGCTTACGTCCTCTGCCCTGTCTCTGAACATGTacagcagtgtgtttttattggtcTTAATCAGCACTGACCGCTGTATAAtggtttcatttcctgtttggtCACATAACCACCGAACAGTGAGGAAAGCATTCGGATTTGTCATCCTCATGTGGGTCCTTTCTGGCCTCCTGACATTGCCCTCACTCATCGTCAGACAAACCAAAGTCCACGGCTCCGTCACTCTGTGCTACACGGATTACATGAGCCCTTCGAGACACAGGGAAGTTGCGCTGAGTCGATTTATCTGTGGGTTCCTGTTTCCCATCCTGATGATTGTATTCTGCAGCTTGGTGCTTTGTATGAAGTTGAAAAGTTTAACCATGAAATCAACAAAGCCGTACAAAGTCATGGCGGCGCTCATCGTGTCGTTTTTCTGCTGCTGGGTCCCCTACCACACCTTTATTCTGTCTGAGTTAGATTTGGAGAACATCACAGTGGAAGCAGTTCACACTGGGCTGAAAGTGGGGGCAACTCTGGCCGCAGCAAACAGTTTCATGTCCCCACTTCTGTACGTGTTCATTGGTAATGACTTTAAGCACACTCTAAAGCGGTCTTTCTCATCAAGGATAGAGGAGGCAATGGCAGAAGATCTTCGTACAGTTGGTTTCAATCACTCACGGTCAAAGACGATGGAAATTGcctaa